Proteins found in one Gemmatimonadaceae bacterium genomic segment:
- a CDS encoding cysteine desulfurase family protein, whose product MPTPPIYLDHAATTPVRPEVLEAMLPYFSAKFGNSSSAHRWGREARAATDAARERIAACLGAQPDEICLTSGGTEADNIAVLGGWRVQQGDGRPGIVSTPIEHKAVLESVHQARREGGDERLLAIDPTGVVNLDSARRHIRADVAMVTVMWVNNETGVIQPVAELAALAKEAGAIFHTDAVQAFGKLDVDVRTLPCDFLSVSGHKFGAPKSIGAVFVRRGTALAPLFFGGSHDRGRRPGTENTPMAVALATAMELTLKERDAEVARLRALRDRLESLLASRLPDLVVHGRGAPRVPHILHVSIPGTDSESMLMALDLKGVATSSGSACQSGSVTPSHVLSAMGLPPELGASAVRMSLGKLTDDSQIDRVAELFPEAVKSARAMSGRF is encoded by the coding sequence ATGCCCACGCCCCCCATCTATCTCGACCACGCAGCCACGACGCCGGTGCGCCCCGAGGTGCTCGAGGCGATGCTGCCGTACTTCAGCGCGAAGTTCGGCAACTCGTCGAGCGCGCATCGCTGGGGACGTGAGGCGCGCGCGGCCACCGACGCCGCGCGCGAGCGCATCGCCGCCTGCCTGGGCGCACAGCCCGACGAGATCTGCCTGACCTCTGGTGGCACGGAAGCTGACAACATCGCGGTGCTGGGCGGCTGGCGCGTGCAGCAGGGTGACGGCCGCCCCGGCATCGTCAGCACCCCCATCGAGCACAAGGCGGTGCTCGAATCGGTGCATCAGGCCAGGCGCGAGGGCGGCGACGAACGGCTGCTGGCCATCGACCCCACGGGGGTCGTGAATCTCGATTCCGCGCGGCGTCACATCCGCGCCGATGTCGCGATGGTCACCGTGATGTGGGTCAACAACGAGACGGGTGTCATCCAGCCCGTCGCCGAACTCGCCGCCCTTGCCAAGGAGGCCGGCGCGATCTTCCACACCGACGCCGTGCAGGCTTTCGGCAAGCTCGACGTGGACGTGCGGACGCTCCCGTGCGACTTCCTCTCGGTGAGCGGGCACAAGTTCGGGGCACCCAAGAGCATCGGCGCGGTCTTTGTTCGCCGCGGCACCGCGCTCGCCCCGCTCTTCTTCGGCGGGTCGCACGATCGCGGGCGCCGCCCGGGCACGGAGAACACGCCGATGGCCGTGGCGCTCGCCACCGCGATGGAACTCACCCTCAAGGAGCGGGACGCGGAGGTGGCACGCCTGCGCGCGCTGCGCGACCGGCTGGAGTCGCTGCTCGCCTCGCGCCTCCCCGACCTCGTCGTGCACGGGCGTGGCGCCCCCCGCGTGCCGCACATCCTGCACGTCTCCATCCCCGGCACCGACAGCGAGTCGATGCTGATGGCGCTCGACTTGAAGGGGGTCGCCACCTCGAGCGGCTCGGCCTGCCAGAGTGGAAGCGTCACGCCGTCGCACGTGCTGAGCGCCATGGGCCTGCCGCCCGAGCTCGGTGCGTCCGCCGTCCGGATGAGCCTGGGCAAGCTCACCGACGACTCGCAGATTGACCGCGTCGCCGAGCTCTTCCCCGAGGCGGTCAAGTCGGCACGCGCTATGTCGGGGAGGTTCTAG
- a CDS encoding SDR family oxidoreductase, translating into MGAWRDQVVVLTGASLGIGAETARVLAAHGARLVLCGRDVQRLDHVAAACRKEGAEVEDVIVDVTVEAECRALIDRAVSRFGRVDTLVCNAGQAMWARAEEVQDSSVYERLLRVNYLGAVYCALAALPHLRATRGRLVVVSSLAGKTGVPMRSGYAAAKAALNGFFDSLRIELMGSGVSVTIVCPGFVATGSRARNLGADGAPLGRSPVNEAAMMSVADCTRQLLDAAEHRDRELVMTGRARLGMWLKLLFPSLVDRMAVKAMERGR; encoded by the coding sequence ATGGGCGCCTGGCGCGATCAGGTCGTCGTCCTCACCGGGGCCTCGCTCGGTATCGGCGCGGAGACGGCGCGCGTGCTCGCCGCCCACGGGGCGCGGCTCGTCCTCTGCGGGCGTGACGTCCAGCGACTCGACCACGTCGCCGCGGCGTGCCGCAAGGAGGGGGCGGAGGTCGAGGACGTCATCGTCGATGTCACCGTGGAGGCAGAGTGCCGGGCGCTGATCGATCGCGCGGTATCGCGTTTCGGCCGGGTCGATACGCTCGTTTGCAACGCCGGACAGGCGATGTGGGCACGCGCCGAGGAAGTGCAGGACTCGAGCGTGTACGAACGGCTGCTCCGCGTGAACTATCTGGGCGCGGTGTACTGTGCGCTCGCCGCCCTGCCGCACCTGCGCGCGACGCGCGGACGGCTGGTCGTGGTGTCGAGCCTCGCCGGCAAGACCGGCGTGCCGATGCGCTCCGGCTACGCGGCGGCGAAGGCGGCGCTCAACGGTTTCTTCGACTCGCTGCGCATCGAGCTGATGGGGTCGGGGGTCTCGGTGACCATCGTCTGTCCCGGCTTCGTCGCCACGGGGTCACGGGCGCGCAACCTGGGCGCCGACGGCGCGCCGCTCGGGCGCAGCCCGGTGAATGAGGCGGCGATGATGAGCGTCGCCGACTGCACGCGGCAGTTGCTCGACGCCGCCGAGCATCGCGATCGCGAGCTGGTGATGACCGGGCGCGCGCGGCTCGGGATGTGGCTCAAGCTGCTCTTTCCATCGCTGGTGGATCGGATGGCGGTTAAGGCGATGGAGAGGGGACGCTAG
- a CDS encoding Spy/CpxP family protein refolding chaperone: MKVIRFLAAAAIVLTATTAMAQGGPPGGGQGRPNQMARLMEGITLTAEQQAKVDSISASSRAESMKLREEMQAAGGPPSDELRAKMMAISTKRNDAIKAVLTAEQKAIFEKNLASMPPMGGGQRPPR; encoded by the coding sequence ATGAAGGTGATTCGGTTTCTCGCCGCAGCCGCGATTGTGCTGACGGCCACGACTGCGATGGCGCAGGGCGGACCCCCGGGCGGCGGCCAGGGACGTCCGAATCAGATGGCGCGCTTGATGGAAGGGATCACCCTGACCGCCGAGCAGCAGGCCAAGGTCGATTCCATTTCGGCGTCCAGCCGCGCTGAGTCGATGAAACTTCGCGAGGAAATGCAGGCCGCCGGCGGCCCGCCGAGCGACGAGCTCCGTGCCAAGATGATGGCCATCTCCACCAAGCGGAACGACGCCATCAAGGCGGTCCTCACCGCCGAGCAGAAGGCGATCTTCGAGAAGAACCTCGCCAGCATGCCGCCCATGGGTGGCGGCCAGCGTCCGCCCCGCTAA
- the bshB1 gene encoding bacillithiol biosynthesis deacetylase BshB1 produces the protein MSTVAVLAFAPHPDDAELLCGGTLAKLARAGHRTAIIDLTRGEMGTRGSTEIRAAEAAKAAQVLGVAVRENLGLPDSHLENTPDTRMLIARVIRRLRPQVVIAPAPRGRHPDHRIAAQMIRDGCFLAGIRKVDAHSEPHRPRKLLHAITFREDHVKPTFVVDISADFETKLRAVACYESQFEGVIQAGEVYPTGAPLADVIRHQSAHYGSLIRCAYGEPFWTQETMRVDDVMDLQVETF, from the coding sequence ATGTCCACGGTCGCCGTCCTCGCCTTCGCGCCCCATCCCGACGATGCCGAGCTCCTCTGCGGGGGTACGCTGGCCAAGCTCGCGCGCGCGGGGCACCGCACGGCGATCATTGACCTGACGCGCGGCGAGATGGGGACGCGCGGATCGACGGAGATTCGCGCCGCGGAAGCGGCGAAGGCCGCGCAGGTGCTGGGCGTCGCAGTGCGCGAGAACCTGGGGCTCCCCGACTCGCACCTCGAGAACACTCCCGACACGCGCATGCTCATCGCGCGGGTGATCCGTCGGCTCCGTCCACAGGTGGTGATTGCCCCGGCGCCCAGGGGACGGCACCCCGACCACCGCATCGCCGCGCAGATGATTCGCGACGGCTGCTTTCTCGCCGGCATCCGGAAGGTGGACGCGCACTCGGAGCCGCACCGCCCGCGCAAGCTGCTGCACGCCATCACGTTTCGCGAAGACCACGTGAAGCCAACCTTCGTCGTGGACATCTCGGCCGACTTCGAGACGAAACTGCGGGCCGTCGCCTGCTACGAATCGCAGTTCGAGGGAGTCATTCAGGCCGGCGAGGTGTATCCAACAGGAGCGCCCCTTGCTGACGTCATCCGGCATCAGTCGGCGCACTATGGCTCCCTGATCCGTTGCGCGTACGGCGAGCCGTTCTGGACGCAGGAGACCATGAGAGTGGACGATGTGATGGACCTGCAAGTAGAGACCTTCTGA
- a CDS encoding ABC transporter permease: MRPFDVVGTALGQIAANKLRSFFTLLGIIVSVAFLVAVVAIIEGMNAYVKENIAGAVIGANAFQVRRTPLQVGLFDDEMWKRVGRRPRVTAADAEAVRAALPDAEAVALNSGWPTPMSDVIWRDQEIGDALVFGITPPYQVVQDYRFEKGRGISEVDVIQRRPVCVLGHDIADKLFGKLSLDPVGQSVRVAGQRCEIVGVAAPKGKVLGQSFDGFVLLPVSYHETLYGRRLTSTISIKMYNAADVAPAMARAEEALRIARHLRPGQENNFSVETAEALVAFWKNLTRVLFSIIPAMVAIGIVVGGIVIMNIMLMSVSERTREIGIRKALGARARDIERQFLAEAIALSSLGGVLGVLAGWLFALLVDAVSPLPARITGWSVGVALLLGAGVGVLFGVYPARRAALLDPITAMRQE, translated from the coding sequence ATGCGTCCCTTCGACGTCGTCGGGACCGCGCTCGGGCAGATTGCCGCGAACAAGCTGCGCTCGTTCTTCACGCTGCTGGGGATCATCGTCTCGGTGGCGTTCCTCGTCGCGGTCGTCGCGATCATCGAGGGGATGAACGCGTATGTGAAGGAGAACATCGCCGGGGCGGTGATTGGCGCCAACGCGTTCCAGGTGCGGCGCACGCCCCTGCAGGTGGGACTGTTCGACGATGAGATGTGGAAGCGCGTGGGCCGCCGCCCGCGCGTGACCGCGGCCGACGCCGAAGCCGTGCGCGCCGCGCTTCCTGACGCCGAGGCCGTGGCGCTCAACTCGGGCTGGCCGACGCCCATGAGCGACGTCATCTGGCGCGACCAGGAGATTGGCGACGCGCTCGTCTTCGGCATCACGCCGCCGTATCAGGTGGTGCAGGACTACCGGTTCGAGAAGGGACGCGGCATCTCGGAGGTGGACGTCATCCAGCGGCGCCCGGTCTGCGTCCTCGGCCACGACATCGCCGACAAGCTCTTCGGCAAGCTCAGCCTCGACCCCGTTGGACAGTCGGTGCGCGTCGCCGGCCAGCGCTGCGAGATCGTCGGCGTCGCCGCGCCCAAGGGGAAGGTGCTGGGGCAGTCGTTTGACGGGTTCGTCCTGCTGCCGGTCTCATACCACGAGACGCTCTACGGTCGGCGGCTGACCTCCACCATCAGCATCAAGATGTACAACGCCGCCGACGTCGCGCCGGCCATGGCACGCGCCGAGGAGGCGCTGCGCATCGCGCGGCACCTGCGCCCGGGGCAGGAGAACAACTTCTCCGTCGAGACTGCGGAGGCGCTCGTGGCGTTCTGGAAGAACCTCACGCGCGTGCTCTTCAGCATCATCCCGGCGATGGTCGCCATCGGCATCGTCGTGGGCGGCATCGTCATCATGAACATCATGCTGATGAGCGTCAGCGAGCGGACGCGCGAGATCGGCATCCGCAAGGCACTCGGCGCCCGCGCGCGCGACATCGAGCGGCAGTTCCTCGCGGAGGCCATTGCGCTGTCGAGCCTGGGCGGCGTGCTCGGCGTGCTGGCCGGCTGGCTCTTCGCACTGCTGGTGGACGCGGTTTCGCCCCTCCCCGCCCGCATCACCGGCTGGTCGGTGGGCGTCGCGCTGCTCCTCGGCGCCGGCGTGGGCGTGCTCTTTGGGGTCTATCCGGCGCGGCGGGCCGCCCTGCTCGATCCCATCACCGCCATGCGACAGGAGTAG
- a CDS encoding ABC transporter permease, with amino-acid sequence MFLDHLLQHTTLDENVAIAFDNLRANKLRSGLTMLGVVIGVATVMTMASIVRGVREQILNTIELAGPTTFYVMKVFSQQPLNPEALPKWVRIRPDLTEAEAMAIDRLPEIQYAAAWNQIMGRLDYQGTRTQPTTVYGADASFTLIMGGQLSAGRWFTPSEQRAGAAVAVILETHARRLFGRLDPIGKTMQIAGKPVQVIGLYEAAANIFTPPGAETGAIVPYRFADHAYYIDKTNMMFIAVRPRDGVTVAEAQEGVTVLMREMRRLRPGDGNTFDMITQDQILDVFNNITGVFFVVMIVLASVALMVGGIGVMAIMMVSVTDRTREIGVRKAMGATRRDIQMQFLIEAATLTGMGGITGIVVGLVTGTLATLLLNIQATPPWGLTLIAVAVSVAIGLIFGVLPARRASRLDPIEALRYE; translated from the coding sequence ATGTTCCTCGACCACCTCCTCCAGCACACCACGCTCGACGAGAACGTGGCGATCGCGTTCGACAACCTGCGCGCCAACAAGCTGCGGTCGGGACTGACGATGCTGGGCGTCGTCATCGGCGTGGCGACGGTAATGACGATGGCCAGCATCGTGCGCGGCGTGCGCGAGCAGATCCTGAACACCATCGAATTGGCGGGGCCGACGACCTTCTACGTGATGAAGGTGTTCAGCCAGCAGCCGCTGAACCCTGAGGCCCTGCCCAAGTGGGTGCGTATCCGTCCCGACCTGACGGAGGCCGAGGCGATGGCGATCGACCGGCTGCCCGAGATCCAATACGCCGCGGCGTGGAACCAGATCATGGGACGCCTCGACTATCAGGGCACGCGCACGCAACCCACCACCGTCTACGGCGCCGATGCGTCGTTCACGCTGATCATGGGCGGCCAGCTCAGCGCGGGACGATGGTTCACGCCGTCCGAACAGCGCGCGGGCGCAGCGGTGGCCGTCATCCTCGAGACGCACGCACGGCGGCTCTTCGGACGGCTCGACCCGATCGGCAAGACGATGCAGATCGCCGGCAAACCCGTGCAGGTCATCGGACTTTACGAGGCGGCCGCGAACATCTTCACGCCCCCCGGCGCCGAGACCGGGGCGATCGTGCCGTACCGGTTCGCCGACCACGCCTACTACATCGACAAGACGAACATGATGTTCATCGCCGTTCGGCCGCGCGACGGGGTGACGGTGGCCGAGGCCCAGGAGGGCGTGACGGTCCTGATGCGCGAGATGCGCCGGCTGCGGCCGGGTGATGGCAACACGTTCGACATGATCACGCAGGACCAGATTCTCGACGTCTTCAACAACATCACCGGCGTCTTCTTCGTCGTGATGATCGTCCTGGCCTCGGTGGCGCTGATGGTCGGCGGCATCGGCGTGATGGCCATCATGATGGTCTCGGTCACCGACCGCACCCGCGAGATCGGCGTGCGCAAGGCGATGGGCGCCACACGCCGCGACATCCAGATGCAGTTCCTCATCGAGGCCGCGACGCTGACGGGGATGGGCGGGATCACCGGGATTGTCGTGGGACTCGTCACCGGCACCCTCGCCACGCTCCTCCTGAACATCCAGGCCACGCCACCGTGGGGGCTGACGCTGATCGCGGTGGCGGTCTCCGTTGCCATCGGCCTGATTTTCGGCGTGCTTCCGGCGCGCCGTGCCTCGCGGCTCGATCCCATCGAGGCGCTGCGATACGAGTAG
- a CDS encoding secondary thiamine-phosphate synthase enzyme YjbQ — MTAHTHYLWFNTTRAQEIIDITDEVAEQVQRSGVREGFVLVSAMHISASVFVNDHESGLWHDILHWLEHTIAPWDPSRYRHNDTGEENAAAHLRSLTIGHEVIVPITAGELDLGPWQRVFYGEWDGQRKKRVIIKVLGDK; from the coding sequence ATGACTGCCCACACCCACTACTTGTGGTTCAACACCACGCGCGCGCAGGAAATCATCGACATCACCGACGAGGTCGCCGAGCAGGTGCAGCGGAGCGGCGTTCGCGAGGGCTTCGTGCTCGTGTCGGCCATGCACATCTCCGCGTCGGTCTTCGTCAACGATCACGAGTCGGGACTCTGGCACGACATCCTGCACTGGCTTGAGCACACCATCGCGCCGTGGGACCCGTCGCGGTACCGCCACAACGACACTGGCGAGGAGAACGCCGCCGCGCACCTGCGCTCGCTGACCATTGGGCACGAGGTGATTGTCCCCATCACGGCCGGCGAACTCGACCTCGGCCCCTGGCAGCGCGTCTTCTACGGCGAGTGGGACGGCCAGCGGAAGAAGCGGGTCATCATCAAGGTGCTGGGCGACAAGTAG
- a CDS encoding cyclase family protein, with protein MRRERLIDISTTLAPGTPEWPGDTPFSCGWTWRMADGASVNLSALTTSPHVGTHADAPLHVHDDGAPSDQLPLDAFIGPAVVVDVSHLAGELDRDTLRAAGLVTTPARLLLKTGQSIARGGFPESWPALTAACVQSLTADGLRLVGVDCPSVDVRESKTLDVHHAIFGGGAFILENLDLSIPAAGSYDLMAAPVKLGGLDAAPVRAVLRQTSSDT; from the coding sequence GTGCGACGCGAACGCCTCATTGACATCTCCACGACACTGGCGCCCGGTACCCCGGAGTGGCCGGGGGACACCCCGTTTTCGTGTGGGTGGACGTGGCGGATGGCCGATGGGGCGAGCGTCAATCTCTCGGCCCTCACCACCAGCCCGCATGTCGGTACGCACGCCGACGCACCGCTGCACGTGCACGATGACGGCGCGCCGAGCGACCAGCTGCCGCTCGACGCATTCATCGGCCCGGCGGTCGTCGTCGACGTATCACACCTCGCCGGCGAACTCGACCGCGACACGCTGCGCGCCGCAGGGCTCGTGACCACGCCGGCGCGGCTGCTGCTCAAGACCGGGCAGTCCATTGCACGCGGCGGATTTCCGGAGTCGTGGCCGGCGCTCACCGCCGCGTGCGTACAATCGCTGACCGCCGACGGGCTGCGACTCGTCGGCGTGGATTGTCCGAGCGTCGACGTGCGTGAATCGAAGACGCTCGACGTTCACCACGCCATCTTCGGCGGTGGCGCGTTCATTCTGGAAAATCTTGACCTTTCCATTCCCGCCGCGGGATCGTACGATCTCATGGCCGCACCGGTGAAACTCGGCGGACTCGATGCCGCGCCGGTGCGGGCGGTCCTGCGCCAAACCTCTTCGGACACCTGA
- a CDS encoding M28 family peptidase, which yields MRAYATAVALTFAIAASAADAQQLPVKRQAKPTRPAITAEDLMSRLYVYSDDSLAGRAAGTPYHDKATEILAGWAKQIGLKPMGDSGTFFQSVPLLRRAWVTSPVVVGERTFTYLKDYGVFAQWGTKPFDGADVIFGGLLGDTAVHLTADQTKGKVIVFGFTPELAAKGLQVQFTSALMSRPVGGAAAIVLPLLDDAPSAIRGYFMQGEMVTPPSGGPQMTMPPVIVASNAMTEALAGGPLATVKWGTATVRYTGKIELRDSPTASRNVVALLEGSDPVLKNQYVAIGAHSDHVGTRPGSVDHDSLRAYNIEVERIKAGLSDGASPAPAQLAAIKVNVDSIRVIRRSRADSIANGADDDGSGSVAVAEIAEAFAGDKVRPRRSILFVWHMGEEIGLVGSDWYTRHPTVPRDSIVAQLNMDMVGRGAASDLKGGGPTYLQLVGTRRLSTELGDLVETVNKMRKTPFTFDYTFDAPGHPENIYCRSDHASYARYGIPVAFFTTGLHADYHQVTDEAQYIDYPHMASVTQFVHDVALAVANADHRPVVDKPKPASPNAPCKQ from the coding sequence ATGCGCGCCTACGCCACCGCTGTGGCCCTCACGTTCGCCATCGCGGCCAGCGCCGCTGACGCCCAGCAGCTTCCCGTGAAACGCCAGGCCAAGCCCACACGGCCGGCCATCACGGCGGAAGACCTGATGTCCCGCCTCTACGTGTACTCGGACGATTCGCTGGCCGGGCGCGCCGCCGGCACGCCGTACCACGACAAGGCCACCGAGATCCTCGCCGGCTGGGCCAAGCAGATCGGTCTCAAGCCGATGGGCGACAGCGGCACGTTCTTCCAGTCTGTGCCGCTGCTGCGGCGCGCCTGGGTGACGTCACCCGTGGTGGTCGGGGAGCGGACTTTCACGTACCTGAAGGACTACGGTGTCTTCGCGCAGTGGGGGACGAAGCCGTTCGATGGCGCCGACGTGATCTTCGGCGGCCTGCTGGGTGACACGGCCGTGCATCTCACCGCCGACCAGACCAAGGGGAAGGTGATCGTCTTTGGCTTCACTCCGGAGCTGGCCGCCAAGGGGCTGCAGGTGCAGTTCACCTCGGCGCTGATGTCGCGGCCCGTTGGTGGCGCGGCGGCCATCGTCCTTCCGCTCCTCGATGACGCGCCGTCGGCCATCCGCGGCTACTTCATGCAAGGCGAGATGGTCACGCCGCCGTCCGGCGGCCCGCAAATGACGATGCCGCCCGTGATCGTGGCCTCCAACGCCATGACCGAGGCGCTCGCCGGTGGACCGCTCGCCACCGTGAAGTGGGGGACGGCGACCGTCCGCTACACGGGGAAGATCGAACTGCGGGACTCGCCGACGGCGAGCCGCAACGTCGTTGCCCTGCTTGAAGGGAGCGACCCGGTGCTCAAGAACCAGTACGTGGCCATCGGGGCGCACAGCGATCACGTCGGCACGCGGCCGGGGAGCGTGGACCACGACTCGCTGCGCGCGTACAACATCGAGGTCGAGCGCATCAAGGCGGGGCTCAGCGACGGCGCATCGCCGGCCCCGGCGCAGCTGGCGGCGATCAAGGTGAATGTGGATTCGATTCGGGTGATCCGCCGCTCGCGCGCCGACTCCATTGCCAACGGCGCCGACGACGACGGCTCAGGATCGGTGGCGGTGGCCGAGATCGCCGAAGCGTTCGCCGGAGACAAGGTGAGGCCGCGCCGCTCGATACTGTTCGTCTGGCACATGGGCGAGGAAATCGGCCTCGTGGGCTCGGACTGGTACACGCGGCATCCCACGGTGCCGCGCGACTCGATCGTTGCCCAGCTCAACATGGACATGGTGGGACGCGGCGCCGCCAGCGACCTCAAGGGCGGCGGCCCAACCTACCTGCAACTCGTCGGGACGCGCCGCCTCTCCACCGAGCTGGGCGACCTCGTCGAGACCGTCAACAAGATGCGGAAGACGCCCTTCACGTTCGATTACACCTTCGACGCGCCGGGCCATCCCGAGAACATCTACTGCCGCTCCGACCATGCCAGTTACGCGCGCTACGGCATCCCGGTGGCGTTCTTCACCACGGGGCTGCACGCCGATTATCACCAGGTGACCGACGAAGCGCAGTACATCGACTATCCCCACATGGCGTCGGTGACGCAGTTCGTGCACGACGTGGCGCTGGCGGTGGCGAACGCCGATCATCGGCCGGTGGTGGACAAGCCGAAGCCGGCATCGCCGAACGCGCCGTGCAAGCAGTAA
- a CDS encoding Rid family detoxifying hydrolase yields the protein MHSISTERAPIPAGHYSQAIVHHGCVYVAGQLPIVPGQKEHRVGSIEEQAAQVFANIQAVLQAAGSDLNRMLQVTVYISDMDLWGRFNAAYIKVMGDHKPARAVVPVNALHYGYQVEVQVIAALNE from the coding sequence ATGCATTCGATCTCAACAGAGCGTGCCCCCATCCCCGCCGGCCACTACTCGCAGGCCATCGTCCACCATGGCTGCGTGTACGTCGCCGGCCAGCTTCCCATCGTCCCGGGGCAGAAGGAGCACCGGGTCGGCAGCATCGAGGAGCAGGCCGCGCAGGTCTTCGCCAACATCCAGGCCGTCCTGCAGGCCGCGGGGAGCGACCTGAATCGCATGCTGCAGGTCACGGTGTACATCTCCGATATGGATCTGTGGGGGCGCTTCAACGCCGCGTACATCAAGGTGATGGGCGATCACAAACCGGCGCGCGCCGTGGTGCCGGTGAACGCGTTGCACTACGGCTACCAGGTCGAGGTGCAGGTGATCGCCGCGCTCAACGAGTGA
- the mnmA gene encoding tRNA 2-thiouridine(34) synthase MnmA encodes MTAKARVLVAMSGGVDSSVAAALLVRQGYDVVGVTMKLFEDGAELPDRPCCSLDATSDARRVAEQLGIPHYVLNMVDHFGRDVIADFVAEYARGRTPIPCVRCNTFTKFSDLVAKADGIGAEYVATGHYARAIAGELHRGTDDNKDQTYFLWGIRRDVVPRLLLPVGEMTKAETRAVARDLQLPRVADKPESQEICFVPDGDYVQILRRELGDGAPALSPGRIVTTTGEVLGEHEGFARYTIGQRRGLPGGSADPLYVIALRPETREVVVGPREDLLGTHLSASGINWLVDSPPRAGDEVQVRVRHRAALAPAVIDAITGDAVSVTLHAPVSAITPGQSAVLYDGTRVLGGGFIA; translated from the coding sequence ATGACCGCTAAGGCGCGCGTACTCGTGGCCATGTCGGGCGGTGTCGACAGTTCGGTCGCCGCGGCGCTCCTCGTGCGCCAGGGGTACGACGTCGTCGGCGTCACGATGAAGCTGTTCGAGGACGGCGCCGAACTCCCCGACCGTCCGTGCTGCTCGCTCGACGCCACCAGCGATGCGCGGCGCGTGGCCGAGCAGCTCGGCATTCCGCACTACGTGCTCAACATGGTGGACCACTTCGGCCGCGACGTGATTGCCGATTTCGTCGCCGAGTACGCGCGCGGCCGCACGCCCATTCCGTGCGTGCGCTGCAACACCTTCACCAAGTTCAGCGACCTCGTCGCCAAGGCGGACGGCATCGGCGCGGAGTATGTGGCCACGGGTCACTACGCCCGCGCCATCGCCGGTGAGCTGCATCGCGGCACCGATGACAACAAGGACCAGACGTACTTCCTGTGGGGGATCCGGCGCGACGTGGTGCCGCGGCTGCTCCTCCCCGTCGGCGAGATGACGAAGGCGGAAACGCGCGCGGTCGCGCGCGATCTGCAGCTGCCGCGTGTGGCCGACAAACCAGAGAGCCAGGAGATCTGTTTCGTCCCGGACGGCGACTACGTGCAGATCCTCCGGCGCGAACTCGGCGACGGTGCCCCCGCCCTCTCACCGGGGCGCATCGTGACGACCACGGGTGAGGTGCTCGGCGAGCACGAGGGATTTGCACGCTACACTATCGGCCAGCGGCGTGGACTCCCGGGCGGCTCCGCCGATCCGCTGTATGTCATCGCGCTCCGCCCCGAAACGCGCGAGGTGGTGGTCGGGCCGCGCGAGGACCTGCTGGGCACGCATCTCTCGGCGAGCGGCATCAACTGGCTAGTGGACTCTCCACCGCGCGCGGGCGACGAAGTGCAGGTGCGCGTGCGGCATCGCGCGGCGCTGGCGCCCGCCGTCATTGACGCCATCACGGGCGACGCGGTGTCCGTCACGCTGCACGCGCCGGTTTCCGCCATCACGCCCGGGCAGAGCGCGGTGCTCTACGACGGCACGCGCGTGCTGGGCGGCGGGTTCATCGCGTAA